From Pseudoalteromonas sp. R3, one genomic window encodes:
- a CDS encoding poly-gamma-glutamate biosynthesis protein PgsC/CapC, with amino-acid sequence MDWVLPLFPDGSGLGQSVITTVWVGIAVVCMLNLRFGFPLTGLVVPGYLVPLLIVSPVSAIVIVIEAIVVYVLMRLSAKVVMERLGYAEMFGRDRFFAIILISILVRVFMDTLFWPQIGQVLALWDITFDYAGQLYSLGLVIIALTANVMWNGGFRYGMRVTLVQLAITFILVRFVLMPFTNFSIANLAIMYEAVAASILAAPKAYIILVITAFLASRANIRYGWEFNGIMLPALLALQLMQPSKLLTTFIETTVILSLGAILLNFTRLKHANFEGARLLLLFFNIGFIYKLLLNYFVVDYFPTLKATDTFAFGYMLSTLLALKIYQKNALGLVLRATFQTSMIGGLLAFGIGFAIMFVPSLIHSPSQPAAVDGAQSAPLSHHVSEYKSYLYTARYDLLNLSHYQQAQQLQRFRGAIRLLNEDPQDPDIQYRAAQVLAELGFILIDNPATLVIKDAQTTHPRGLFALAKSPVREHIVTVPYPTSERLAGDAAGQLFAILGSSALALGTRVTPSAASQQTRPQSAYYQAFISALNTNQVLQLRAINQYTRPQLRQTRFVDNSQFWIYNQLPDSLSQRQLTRLLGFERSQFGLLSEDNLPYPGYEGAMLETYFDNLSYATLLSHTARSNVNAPQYPVEQLSLSLEELVTQFSQHISAKGSGHFRMLAENEAALWEYEVLEPLFKLSYELRSRSLDEDDLNRLQQLNRLANMVGYRLQLIINDTHRLVIISPLPEVSYYQQGQGFYAINLNATVPLTIQVPRPLFESNTLQFATDLFQTSGAQALLIAGAHPYASEQANVMAPTNTRTLYNVVHQSAVRHNPGVPVLSLQVRSHSAPSQIRPSAIAYQFTQPDFRHTSTINALHKAMKRLGITVEKVSGQIATRGLEIGSSPQSGYRLFSPDSELATLWLASDFKQHYAVSEQALQERLLAVSAQPNFMQVRLAATGPDDWVNLSQQQRQRLDTTISRYAQTQHLPWLSALCDGLSGCTLQAIRLSDNGLLGLQLQLAGKTAAVYLAQRNRLITLEALEQMMQGGPNVLD; translated from the coding sequence ATGGATTGGGTGTTACCACTTTTTCCAGATGGAAGCGGGCTGGGTCAGTCTGTTATTACCACAGTTTGGGTGGGTATTGCCGTTGTTTGTATGCTGAACTTGCGTTTCGGCTTTCCCCTCACCGGCCTGGTGGTGCCCGGCTATCTGGTACCCTTACTGATAGTCAGCCCGGTTTCCGCCATTGTCATAGTGATCGAGGCCATTGTCGTATATGTTTTGATGCGCTTGAGCGCTAAAGTAGTCATGGAACGACTGGGATATGCAGAAATGTTCGGCAGGGATCGCTTCTTTGCCATTATTCTGATCAGTATTCTGGTCCGGGTGTTTATGGACACCTTATTCTGGCCTCAGATAGGTCAGGTGTTGGCGCTGTGGGATATTACTTTTGACTACGCGGGGCAGCTTTATAGTCTGGGCCTGGTGATCATTGCCCTGACTGCCAATGTGATGTGGAATGGCGGTTTTCGCTATGGTATGCGAGTGACATTAGTCCAGCTGGCCATCACCTTTATATTGGTGCGGTTTGTTCTGATGCCGTTTACCAATTTCAGTATTGCTAACCTCGCTATCATGTACGAAGCGGTTGCCGCCTCTATCCTTGCTGCTCCCAAAGCATATATCATCCTGGTTATCACCGCCTTTTTGGCTTCTCGGGCCAATATTCGTTACGGCTGGGAGTTCAATGGCATTATGCTACCAGCACTGCTGGCGCTACAACTCATGCAACCGAGTAAACTGCTCACTACCTTTATCGAAACCACGGTGATCTTATCTCTGGGCGCCATCTTGCTTAACTTTACCCGCCTCAAACACGCAAACTTTGAAGGCGCGCGGTTGTTACTGCTGTTTTTCAACATTGGCTTTATCTACAAGCTACTGCTGAATTACTTTGTGGTCGACTACTTCCCGACCCTCAAAGCCACTGACACATTTGCCTTTGGTTATATGCTGTCCACCTTGTTGGCACTTAAAATCTATCAGAAAAATGCTCTGGGCCTGGTATTGCGGGCCACTTTTCAGACCTCAATGATCGGAGGCCTGCTGGCATTTGGTATCGGCTTCGCCATCATGTTTGTCCCATCTCTGATCCACAGCCCATCACAACCCGCTGCAGTTGATGGCGCCCAAAGTGCCCCGCTGAGTCATCATGTCAGTGAATACAAAAGCTACCTGTATACCGCAAGATACGACTTGCTAAATCTTAGCCATTACCAGCAGGCGCAGCAATTGCAACGCTTTAGAGGCGCCATTCGATTGCTGAATGAGGACCCTCAGGACCCTGACATTCAATACCGCGCTGCCCAGGTGCTGGCCGAACTAGGCTTTATACTTATTGATAACCCGGCTACTTTAGTGATCAAAGATGCCCAGACAACACATCCCAGAGGCCTTTTTGCTTTAGCAAAATCTCCTGTGCGCGAACATATAGTGACCGTGCCCTATCCAACCAGTGAACGTCTGGCAGGCGATGCCGCCGGGCAACTATTTGCTATTTTAGGGAGTAGTGCACTGGCTCTGGGCACACGGGTGACACCGTCGGCAGCCAGTCAACAAACTCGGCCTCAAAGCGCCTATTATCAGGCCTTCATTAGCGCACTAAACACCAATCAGGTATTACAGCTTAGAGCCATTAACCAATACACACGGCCTCAGTTGAGGCAAACACGCTTTGTAGACAACAGCCAGTTTTGGATTTACAACCAACTGCCCGACTCGTTGTCACAGCGCCAGCTCACCCGCCTGTTGGGATTTGAGCGCAGCCAGTTCGGTCTGCTCAGTGAGGACAACCTGCCCTACCCGGGTTACGAGGGAGCCATGCTGGAAACCTATTTCGACAACCTGAGTTACGCTACCCTCTTGTCACATACAGCAAGAAGCAATGTGAATGCACCTCAGTACCCTGTCGAACAGCTCAGCCTGTCACTCGAAGAGTTGGTCACTCAGTTTTCTCAACATATTAGTGCCAAAGGAAGCGGCCATTTTCGTATGCTCGCGGAAAACGAAGCGGCACTGTGGGAATACGAGGTCCTGGAGCCCTTATTCAAACTCTCCTATGAGCTACGCTCACGCTCGCTGGATGAGGATGATCTTAATCGTCTGCAACAGCTTAATCGACTCGCCAACATGGTAGGCTACCGCCTGCAACTGATCATCAATGATACCCATCGTCTGGTGATCATCAGTCCTTTGCCTGAGGTCAGCTATTACCAGCAAGGACAGGGGTTTTATGCCATTAACCTCAATGCTACTGTGCCACTAACCATTCAGGTACCGCGACCGCTATTCGAAAGTAATACGCTACAGTTTGCAACTGACCTGTTCCAGACCAGTGGCGCCCAGGCACTGCTCATTGCCGGGGCCCACCCATATGCCAGTGAACAAGCAAACGTTATGGCGCCGACTAACACGCGGACTCTTTATAACGTGGTACACCAAAGTGCGGTGCGACACAATCCGGGGGTGCCGGTATTAAGTTTGCAAGTCCGTAGCCATAGCGCTCCTTCGCAGATCCGCCCCAGTGCCATTGCGTATCAATTTACTCAACCTGATTTTCGACATACTTCTACCATTAATGCGCTGCATAAGGCTATGAAGCGATTGGGGATAACAGTAGAAAAAGTCTCTGGTCAGATTGCTACCCGAGGGCTTGAGATTGGTTCGTCTCCGCAGTCAGGCTATCGCCTGTTCAGCCCAGACAGTGAACTGGCGACTCTATGGCTGGCTTCCGATTTCAAGCAACACTATGCGGTTTCTGAACAAGCGCTTCAGGAGCGCTTGCTTGCCGTCTCCGCACAACCCAACTTTATGCAGGTACGCCTTGCAGCAACAGGACCTGATGACTGGGTGAATTTATCGCAACAACAGAGACAAAGACTCGACACCACAATCAGCCGCTATGCACAAACCCAGCACCTGCCTTGGTTAAGTGCCTTATGCGACGGACTATCAGGCTGCACCCTGCAAGCAATCAGACTTTCCGACAATGGGTTACTCGGACTGCAACTACAGTTGGCAGGCAAAACCGCAGCGGTTTACCTTGCTCAGCGCAACCGGCTAATAACGCTTGAAGCACTCGAGCAAATGATGCAAGGAGGGCCAAATGTACTGGATTAA
- a CDS encoding DUF642 domain-containing protein, translating to MKLSVLALGLSAALISSFAANASENLITNGSFEQSDAVNGSWSLFRTLPGWSRSSAKFEIQTNRLGLIQAQDGEQYLELDSTRNYSAYQSIATEAGKQYVVSFYYSPRVNNNSTTNKATVYWDDQVIAELNGTQRGWQHYTITVTANSDASTLKFVGAGNSDSYGALLDNVSVTADCITGLFGINNYGSAQSGYVYHFNVDAGQYSTVSGVTHTASNIASKDGVLYFMEQTDSKSKASTLWALDLNGNQQYSVANATSWPLYRSAVTPDGVSLRSTSKTYMYDFDMNSGEKTVLGKLSYPGDDFSHGDIAYSADGNILYVLTGKALYTLDEGNMELTKIGEHGVNWASGLAITADGKLYVSGREAGSNAQIWQMNPNTAVATLVMEGPEHINDLTFVDNFCR from the coding sequence ATGAAATTATCAGTTCTTGCGCTTGGCCTGAGTGCCGCCCTAATCAGCAGCTTTGCTGCAAACGCCAGTGAAAACCTGATCACTAATGGCTCTTTTGAACAGTCTGATGCTGTTAATGGCTCCTGGAGTCTGTTCAGAACTTTGCCCGGCTGGAGCCGCAGCTCCGCTAAGTTTGAAATTCAGACTAACCGCCTTGGCCTTATCCAGGCACAAGATGGTGAGCAATATCTTGAACTGGATTCTACCCGTAACTACAGCGCATACCAAAGTATCGCTACGGAAGCTGGCAAACAGTATGTCGTGAGCTTTTACTATTCACCACGTGTTAATAACAACAGCACCACCAACAAAGCAACCGTATATTGGGACGACCAGGTCATCGCTGAACTAAATGGTACGCAACGAGGCTGGCAACACTACACCATCACAGTAACGGCAAATAGCGACGCAAGTACTTTGAAATTCGTTGGTGCTGGTAACTCAGACTCATACGGTGCGCTACTGGACAACGTCTCGGTAACAGCTGATTGCATCACAGGCTTATTTGGCATAAATAACTATGGCTCCGCGCAAAGTGGTTACGTGTATCACTTTAATGTTGACGCTGGTCAGTACAGCACAGTATCTGGTGTAACACACACCGCATCTAACATCGCAAGCAAAGACGGTGTGCTTTATTTCATGGAGCAGACTGACAGCAAATCTAAAGCTTCGACCTTGTGGGCGCTGGATCTCAATGGCAACCAGCAATATAGCGTGGCGAATGCAACTTCATGGCCTTTGTATCGCTCAGCTGTTACACCAGATGGCGTGTCTTTACGCAGCACCAGTAAAACCTACATGTACGACTTTGACATGAACAGTGGTGAAAAAACCGTACTGGGTAAATTGTCGTACCCGGGCGATGATTTCAGTCATGGTGACATTGCGTACTCAGCAGATGGCAACATCCTTTACGTGTTGACAGGTAAGGCACTGTATACGCTGGATGAAGGTAATATGGAACTGACTAAAATTGGTGAGCACGGTGTTAACTGGGCTTCCGGTCTGGCCATTACTGCTGACGGCAAACTGTATGTCTCTGGTCGCGAAGCAGGCAGCAACGCGCAAATCTGGCAAATGAACCCAAACACAGCCGTTGCAACTTTAGTGATGGAAGGTCCTGAGCATATTAACGACCTGACCTTTGTCGACAATTTCTGTCGATAA
- a CDS encoding peptide MFS transporter: MNSLPNRGEFLGHPKGLFLLFGTEMWERFGYYGMRAILVLYLVAQVQNGGFGWTNADALSLYGTFTMAVYLTPLIGGWLADNVLGQRKAIIIGGILMAAGHFTMGIPHGLVAGMEEQVFYVGLALLCAGNGLFKPNISTMVGDLYQEGDKRRDGAFTIFYMGINLGGALGPLIAGYVAAQINWQAGFIAAGIGMVISVVMQLLLSQKYLGDIGVVPAAKLSQQQSASNTKEPLTSQEKDRIRVIFTMSVFSIIFWMGFEQAGGLMNLFAADYTDRMLMGFEIPASWFQSLNSIFIIIFAPLVAMIWLKLDKREPNSPVKFAIALVFLALGFLTMMMALITEGSDAGNLQISMMWLVLFYLFHTLGELCLSPIGLSMVSKLAPLRLASLLMGLWFLCTAVANKIAGFVGSFIGEGQEAMNNAMSIFIGLGATALLSALAMYLLSNKLVDWMHGAEGTTDEPHTQEHYLEKELEISGERQ, translated from the coding sequence ATGAATTCATTACCTAATCGCGGTGAGTTTCTGGGTCATCCAAAAGGCCTGTTCTTACTCTTCGGCACGGAAATGTGGGAGCGCTTTGGCTACTACGGAATGCGTGCAATACTCGTTTTATATTTGGTTGCTCAGGTACAAAATGGCGGCTTCGGCTGGACCAACGCCGATGCACTGAGCCTTTATGGTACCTTTACCATGGCGGTATACCTGACACCTTTGATCGGTGGTTGGTTAGCCGATAACGTACTGGGTCAGCGTAAAGCCATTATCATTGGTGGTATCCTGATGGCCGCTGGTCACTTTACTATGGGTATTCCGCATGGTCTGGTTGCCGGCATGGAAGAACAAGTCTTCTATGTGGGTCTGGCATTATTATGTGCCGGTAACGGTCTGTTCAAGCCAAACATCTCTACCATGGTTGGCGACCTGTACCAGGAAGGTGATAAACGTCGTGACGGTGCTTTCACTATTTTCTACATGGGTATTAACTTAGGTGGCGCACTGGGCCCACTTATCGCCGGTTATGTTGCAGCACAAATTAACTGGCAAGCCGGTTTCATCGCTGCCGGTATTGGTATGGTGATCTCTGTTGTCATGCAACTCCTACTGAGCCAGAAATATCTGGGCGACATCGGCGTAGTGCCAGCAGCCAAGCTGTCTCAGCAGCAATCTGCCAGCAACACCAAAGAGCCACTGACAAGTCAGGAAAAAGACCGTATTCGCGTTATCTTCACTATGAGTGTGTTCAGCATTATCTTTTGGATGGGCTTTGAGCAGGCCGGTGGTCTGATGAACCTGTTTGCTGCTGACTATACCGACCGTATGCTGATGGGTTTTGAAATCCCAGCGTCATGGTTCCAGTCTTTGAACTCTATCTTTATTATTATCTTCGCACCACTGGTGGCCATGATCTGGCTTAAACTGGACAAGCGTGAGCCAAACTCTCCGGTTAAGTTTGCTATCGCGTTAGTATTTCTGGCGCTGGGCTTTTTGACCATGATGATGGCGCTGATCACTGAAGGCAGTGATGCAGGCAACCTGCAAATCAGCATGATGTGGTTGGTGCTTTTCTATCTGTTCCACACACTGGGCGAGCTATGTCTGTCGCCAATTGGTCTGTCTATGGTGAGCAAGCTGGCTCCACTGCGTTTGGCATCTCTGCTAATGGGTCTGTGGTTCCTGTGTACAGCGGTTGCGAACAAAATCGCGGGCTTTGTTGGTTCCTTCATCGGCGAAGGCCAGGAAGCAATGAATAACGCGATGAGTATCTTCATTGGTCTGGGTGCAACTGCACTATTGTCTGCACTGGCGATGTATCTGCTTAGTAACAAGCTGGTTGACTGGATGCATGGTGCGGAAGGAACGACTGATGAACCACATACTCAAGAGCACTATCTTGAGAAAGAGCTAGAGATCTCTGGCGAAAGACAGTAA
- the hppD gene encoding 4-hydroxyphenylpyruvate dioxygenase, which yields MSEVTNPLGLVGIEFTEYATPDADYMEKIFADFGFSKLKKFKDKDILYYNQHDIHFLLNKERGGFSAEFAKSHGPAICSMGWRVEDAQKAFETAVERGAKPATDSTHKDLPYPAIYGIGDSLIYFIDVFGDKGSIFEQDFVDLEEQVVVEDKGFLRIDHLTNNVYKGTMETWANFYKDVFGFTEVRYFDIKGQKTALLSYALKSPCGTFSIPINEGKDDNNNQIDEYLDEYNGPGVQHLAFLTNDLVASLDKLDQTNIATLDIVDHYYDTIFDRVPWVKEDREKIKEHQILVDSQSEDCYLLQIFTKNLFGPIFIEMIQRVDDGGFGEGNFQALFESIERDQERRGVI from the coding sequence ATGAGTGAAGTAACAAATCCTCTAGGCCTAGTTGGCATTGAGTTTACCGAGTACGCAACACCAGATGCGGACTACATGGAAAAGATTTTTGCCGATTTTGGTTTTTCTAAACTGAAAAAGTTTAAAGACAAAGACATCCTATACTACAACCAGCACGACATTCACTTCCTGCTGAATAAAGAGCGTGGTGGTTTCTCTGCTGAGTTCGCTAAGAGCCACGGTCCGGCTATCTGCTCTATGGGCTGGCGTGTAGAAGACGCACAAAAAGCGTTTGAAACCGCTGTTGAGCGCGGTGCAAAACCAGCAACTGATTCAACCCACAAAGACTTGCCTTACCCTGCTATCTACGGCATCGGTGACAGCCTGATCTACTTCATCGACGTATTCGGTGATAAAGGTTCTATCTTCGAGCAAGACTTTGTTGATTTGGAAGAGCAAGTGGTTGTTGAAGACAAAGGCTTCCTGCGTATCGACCACCTGACTAACAACGTGTACAAAGGCACCATGGAAACATGGGCAAACTTCTATAAAGATGTATTCGGCTTTACTGAAGTTCGCTACTTCGACATCAAAGGTCAGAAGACGGCGCTGTTGTCATACGCACTGAAATCTCCGTGCGGCACCTTCTCCATTCCAATCAATGAAGGTAAAGACGACAACAACAACCAGATCGACGAGTACCTGGACGAGTACAATGGCCCGGGCGTACAGCACCTGGCATTTTTGACCAACGACCTGGTTGCGTCACTGGATAAACTTGACCAGACTAACATTGCAACATTAGACATTGTTGATCACTACTACGACACCATCTTTGACCGTGTACCTTGGGTTAAAGAAGACCGTGAAAAGATCAAAGAGCATCAAATCCTGGTAGACAGCCAGAGCGAAGATTGCTACCTGCTGCAGATCTTCACTAAGAACCTGTTTGGTCCTATCTTTATCGAGATGATCCAACGTGTTGACGACGGTGGATTCGGTGAAGGTAACTTCCAGGCGCTGTTCGAGTCTATCGAGCGTGATCAGGAACGCCGCGGCGTGATCTAA
- the fahA gene encoding fumarylacetoacetase — MSFINETHDINLKSWVASANQAGSDFPIQNLPFASFRRKDSAEEFRGGVAIGDQVLDLAVVAAAGIFSGEAQDAVEAANAPKLNEFMGMGQNYWSALRLALSRALREGSEHQGALEAALVAQSDVEYALPCHIGDYTDFYTSIYHATAVGSLFRPDNPLLPNYKWVPIGYHGRASSIDVSGQNFPRPKGQTKAPDADTPSFGPCKRLDYELELGIYLGKGNELGDSISIEDAESHVFGFCLFNDWSARDLQAWEYQPLGPFLAKNFASTVSPWIVTTEALAPYRTNWHRDEQDPQPLEYLESAQNRESGAFDIQMDVLLETAKMREANAAPSKLSESSFKHSYWTVAQMVTHHTVNGCNFLPGDMLGSGTQSGPEHEEAGSLLELSRGGKETITLDNGEERKFLEDGDKVIMRGWCEADGFARIGFGSVEGTILPAK; from the coding sequence ATGTCTTTTATCAACGAAACGCATGATATTAATCTGAAGAGCTGGGTTGCCAGCGCCAACCAGGCTGGCAGCGACTTCCCAATTCAAAACCTGCCTTTTGCCTCATTCCGTCGTAAAGACAGTGCCGAAGAGTTCCGTGGTGGTGTTGCCATTGGCGACCAGGTACTGGATTTGGCAGTGGTTGCTGCGGCAGGCATCTTCAGTGGTGAAGCACAGGACGCAGTAGAAGCGGCCAACGCGCCTAAACTGAATGAATTTATGGGTATGGGTCAAAATTATTGGTCTGCCCTGCGTCTGGCATTATCTCGTGCTCTTCGTGAAGGCTCTGAGCACCAGGGCGCATTGGAAGCGGCATTAGTTGCTCAATCTGACGTTGAATATGCATTGCCGTGTCACATTGGCGATTACACCGATTTCTACACCTCAATCTACCATGCTACAGCGGTAGGTAGCTTGTTCCGTCCGGACAACCCTTTGCTGCCTAACTATAAGTGGGTACCAATCGGTTACCACGGCCGTGCTTCATCGATTGACGTGTCAGGTCAAAACTTCCCACGTCCTAAAGGTCAGACTAAAGCACCAGATGCAGATACACCGTCTTTCGGTCCTTGTAAGCGCCTGGACTACGAACTGGAGCTGGGTATCTACCTGGGTAAAGGCAACGAGCTGGGTGACTCTATTTCGATTGAAGATGCCGAAAGTCATGTGTTTGGTTTCTGTCTGTTCAACGACTGGTCTGCCCGTGACCTTCAGGCTTGGGAATATCAGCCGTTAGGCCCGTTCCTGGCGAAAAACTTTGCCTCGACCGTATCACCGTGGATTGTCACCACAGAAGCGCTGGCGCCGTATCGCACTAACTGGCACCGTGATGAGCAAGATCCTCAGCCTCTGGAATACCTGGAGTCTGCACAAAACCGTGAATCTGGCGCGTTTGATATCCAGATGGACGTACTGCTTGAAACAGCGAAAATGCGCGAAGCCAATGCTGCACCAAGCAAGCTGTCAGAATCAAGCTTCAAGCACAGCTACTGGACTGTGGCACAAATGGTAACTCACCACACCGTAAACGGCTGTAACTTCCTGCCGGGCGACATGCTGGGTTCAGGTACTCAGTCTGGTCCAGAGCATGAAGAAGCAGGCTCACTGCTTGAGCTTTCTCGTGGCGGTAAAGAGACCATCACCCTGGATAATGGTGAAGAGCGTAAGTTCTTAGAAGACGGCGACAAGGTCATTATGCGTGGCTGGTGTGAAGCCGATGGCTTTGCACGCATTGGGTTTGGCTCAGTCGAAGGCACTATCCTGCCGGCTAAATAG
- a CDS encoding M23 family metallopeptidase: protein MFRYIKRLITSLFQSKQLMMRQNGQVSLMVVPGWLQFIALVLVCGALTWLVISTSAFFKQQETVNILQTELQTQQQAWAKEKQQLAAQLAEQQTQLATLNEQHTVLSEIVSALPTSITEQADTPALLPEAENQVDVAPTVNDEHEFEVHSTDLNDAQASLLIRLQTIISARHDQLMAGFSEAGLTLIPESNSAQGGPYHQVDATLLNTRYTQLIDDSVQLNELESLLQSTPKMMPVAHDKYYISSAFGFRKDPLTGRRAYHKGVDMAGWHKTQIIAPADGVVSKAGKNGGYGKFIEIQHANGIVTRYGHLHTIKVKKGQSVKQSDVIALMGSTGRSTSTHLHYEVLQDKKHINPVKLARVLKRVQ from the coding sequence ATGTTTCGCTATATCAAACGCCTGATCACATCGCTATTTCAATCTAAACAGCTAATGATGCGCCAGAATGGCCAGGTTAGTTTGATGGTTGTGCCTGGCTGGTTGCAATTTATTGCGCTAGTGCTGGTTTGTGGTGCTCTTACCTGGTTAGTTATCAGTACATCAGCGTTTTTTAAACAACAAGAAACGGTTAATATCCTACAGACTGAGCTGCAAACTCAACAGCAAGCTTGGGCAAAGGAAAAGCAGCAACTGGCTGCACAGCTCGCGGAGCAGCAAACTCAGCTTGCAACTCTGAACGAGCAACATACGGTACTCAGCGAAATAGTCAGTGCCCTGCCGACATCAATTACCGAACAAGCAGACACGCCAGCCCTTTTACCTGAAGCTGAGAACCAAGTTGACGTAGCTCCGACAGTCAACGATGAGCATGAGTTTGAAGTACACAGTACAGACCTCAATGATGCGCAAGCGAGCCTCCTTATTAGATTACAGACAATCATTTCAGCGCGTCATGATCAGCTTATGGCTGGGTTTAGTGAAGCAGGTCTGACACTCATCCCCGAGAGCAATTCAGCACAGGGGGGCCCCTACCATCAGGTCGACGCGACCTTATTAAACACCCGCTACACCCAGCTAATTGATGATTCAGTGCAACTCAACGAGCTGGAGAGCCTGTTGCAATCAACACCTAAGATGATGCCGGTAGCTCACGATAAGTATTATATTTCCAGCGCTTTTGGCTTTCGCAAAGACCCGCTCACGGGCCGTCGTGCCTACCATAAAGGCGTAGATATGGCTGGTTGGCATAAAACCCAGATCATTGCGCCTGCTGATGGTGTGGTGAGTAAAGCAGGCAAAAATGGTGGTTACGGTAAGTTTATTGAAATTCAACATGCCAACGGCATTGTCACTCGTTATGGTCATCTGCATACCATCAAGGTTAAAAAAGGTCAGTCAGTCAAACAATCCGATGTGATCGCATTGATGGGCAGTACAGGTCGCAGTACCAGTACACACTTGCATTATGAGGTGTTACAGGATAAAAAGCATATAAACCCTGTAAAACTGGCAAGAGTGCTCAAACGTGTTCAATAA
- a CDS encoding polymer-forming cytoskeletal protein: MFNKKKNSFPFSLISPDTTITGNIQCDGEIQIDGKVVGDLQVTQLIIGESGVVEGNIVANQVQVRGKVQGGISADSVTLEPSARVTGDIAHDTLCIQAGAHIQGQLNHRAEQSNVTPLDKASKAE, encoded by the coding sequence GTGTTCAATAAAAAGAAAAACTCATTTCCTTTCTCGCTCATTTCTCCCGACACCACAATCACAGGTAACATCCAGTGCGATGGTGAAATTCAAATCGATGGCAAAGTGGTTGGCGACCTGCAAGTGACCCAGTTGATCATTGGCGAATCGGGTGTCGTCGAGGGTAATATCGTTGCAAACCAGGTTCAGGTTCGAGGAAAAGTACAAGGCGGGATCAGCGCAGACAGTGTTACACTTGAACCCAGTGCCAGAGTCACCGGTGATATTGCACATGATACTTTATGTATTCAGGCTGGTGCCCATATACAAGGTCAGTTGAACCATCGTGCAGAGCAATCAAATGTCACGCCTCTGGACAAAGCCAGCAAGGCTGAATAA
- a CDS encoding outer membrane beta-barrel protein codes for MNKHILGLLLATASLGSQASELSKSYLEVGYGETSLDGAPSSVDPQGFIIAGSYEFANGIFMGLKIDQHSDSLNVLDDLFSDDYDVDETTFNLGYILRATDKGRFAVGAQVGEFEVSTKRTNSTIDTRRIYGEYEHAFGKRISAYGQAGYELLDNSTDDEDGVFINLGLRFNFTPSSAVVLEYTNGVEYTQTEVKYRYTF; via the coding sequence GTGAACAAGCATATTTTAGGCCTGTTACTGGCTACAGCATCTTTAGGCTCTCAGGCTAGTGAGCTAAGTAAAAGTTACCTGGAAGTAGGTTATGGTGAGACTAGCCTGGATGGCGCACCAAGTTCAGTTGACCCTCAGGGGTTTATCATTGCGGGAAGCTATGAGTTTGCTAACGGCATTTTCATGGGGCTCAAAATCGATCAGCACTCAGACAGCCTAAATGTTCTGGATGACCTTTTCAGTGACGATTATGATGTTGACGAAACAACTTTTAATCTGGGCTATATTCTGCGAGCGACAGATAAAGGACGCTTTGCGGTCGGCGCTCAAGTTGGTGAATTTGAAGTATCAACTAAACGTACTAACTCAACGATAGATACCCGTCGTATATACGGTGAGTATGAGCATGCTTTTGGCAAGCGCATCAGCGCCTATGGTCAGGCAGGCTATGAGTTGCTGGACAACTCTACAGATGATGAAGATGGTGTATTTATCAATCTGGGTTTGCGATTCAACTTTACGCCAAGCTCAGCGGTTGTACTTGAGTACACCAATGGTGTCGAATACACCCAGACAGAAGTAAAATATCGCTATACTTTCTGA
- a CDS encoding hotdog fold domain-containing protein → MATPLLKTYKKFKWLPFGNWLFSKAVCKRAPYFGTIKPKITHLSEGRITAQMPNRKAVHNHIGTVHAIAQCNLAELCAGVVTDASIPSKTHRWIPKGMTVQYLKKADTDLRAEAIIPLPRQWQDKEELIVPVEVFNREGVKVFHADVTMYISAKK, encoded by the coding sequence ATGGCAACACCCTTATTAAAAACCTATAAGAAGTTTAAATGGTTGCCCTTTGGCAACTGGCTATTCAGCAAGGCGGTCTGTAAAAGGGCACCTTATTTTGGCACTATCAAGCCTAAGATCACCCATCTCAGTGAAGGCCGTATTACGGCTCAGATGCCTAATCGAAAGGCAGTCCACAATCACATTGGGACAGTGCATGCAATTGCTCAGTGTAACCTTGCAGAATTATGCGCAGGGGTGGTGACTGATGCCAGTATTCCATCGAAAACACATCGCTGGATCCCGAAGGGGATGACAGTGCAATATCTGAAAAAAGCGGACACTGACTTACGCGCAGAAGCAATCATTCCATTACCGCGCCAATGGCAGGACAAAGAAGAGCTCATTGTACCGGTTGAGGTATTTAATCGTGAAGGCGTTAAGGTTTTTCACGCCGATGTGACTATGTATATCTCAGCGAAAAAATAG